From the Petrotoga sp. 9PWA.NaAc.5.4 genome, one window contains:
- a CDS encoding ABC transporter substrate-binding protein — protein MKRLFVVMLSFIMIFSFLIGAVNPIKIGAVNPLGDITGNQSTKAMKLAVKEINDAGGVLGRPIELIVIDDEMNPAKGAAAIERLATVERVDFFVGGMGSGVHLAQIPILKKYQKITVWIGAASHQAEIAIGPNADWYFHLHPWDYQQGEGYGLGWREINEAYPDLNISKIFLAYEEGAFGTDSYTAYLDLYEQAKKGEGPWRGIMDEFKGASFKSAALGGGDYRAMLNQAKSFNPDLFVWAGYDADAIPIVAQAKEINFQPQLFVGAPPGWPADFGKNPLSNNVILYGMWSPTLNQVSPAAKHFYDAYVEMWKEEPATYFAPLGYMNIYFLVEGIKKAGTLDKEPLIKALQSLEFEDTALGEPLKIQPSNIIKNQGFKYQKILQWQNGKQEVIWPLDLQTADLVYPFTF, from the coding sequence GTGAAAAGATTGTTTGTTGTGATGTTGAGCTTTATCATGATTTTTTCTTTCCTCATTGGAGCTGTAAATCCTATAAAAATAGGCGCTGTAAATCCATTAGGAGATATAACTGGTAACCAATCCACTAAAGCCATGAAATTAGCAGTAAAAGAGATTAACGATGCAGGAGGGGTATTAGGTAGACCTATAGAACTCATAGTTATAGACGATGAGATGAATCCAGCAAAAGGTGCTGCTGCAATTGAAAGGCTTGCAACAGTTGAAAGAGTAGATTTTTTTGTGGGTGGAATGGGTAGTGGAGTTCATTTAGCTCAAATCCCTATTTTGAAAAAATATCAAAAAATCACTGTATGGATAGGAGCAGCTTCACATCAAGCTGAAATAGCTATTGGTCCAAATGCAGATTGGTACTTTCATCTTCATCCTTGGGATTACCAACAAGGAGAAGGTTACGGTTTAGGCTGGAGAGAAATTAATGAAGCATATCCAGATTTAAATATTAGCAAAATTTTCCTTGCTTACGAAGAAGGGGCTTTTGGTACTGATTCATATACTGCATATTTAGATCTATATGAACAGGCTAAGAAAGGAGAAGGCCCTTGGAGAGGAATAATGGATGAATTTAAAGGTGCTTCCTTCAAAAGTGCTGCCCTGGGAGGAGGAGATTATAGGGCGATGCTGAATCAAGCTAAATCCTTTAACCCCGACCTTTTTGTATGGGCAGGATATGACGCTGATGCTATACCAATTGTTGCTCAAGCTAAAGAAATAAATTTCCAACCTCAATTATTTGTAGGTGCACCTCCGGGATGGCCAGCTGATTTTGGTAAAAATCCATTATCCAATAACGTAATCTTATATGGTATGTGGTCTCCAACTTTAAATCAAGTTAGTCCAGCTGCAAAGCACTTTTATGATGCCTATGTTGAAATGTGGAAAGAAGAGCCTGCAACATACTTTGCTCCTTTGGGATACATGAACATTTATTTCTTAGTTGAAGGTATTAAAAAAGCAGGAACTTTAGATAAAGAACCTTTAATTAAAGCCCTACAAAGTTTGGAATTCGAAGATACCGCTTTAGGAGAACCTTTGAAGATACAACCGAGTAATATAATTAAAAATCAAGGGTTTAAATATCAAAAAATTTTACAGTGGCAAAATGGGAAACAAGAAGTTATCTGGCCTTTAGATTTACAAACCGCTGATTTAGTTTATCCATTTACTTTCTAA